In a genomic window of Helianthus annuus cultivar XRQ/B chromosome 10, HanXRQr2.0-SUNRISE, whole genome shotgun sequence:
- the LOC110882514 gene encoding uncharacterized protein LOC110882514 yields MRYHYPQSAIDKIQEDFLSLRQKNETINEISNTFMDKMKFCGDFVKTERMKINRFYSILKAEFREFITPSKCETLDELINLARDREIEIKRQEERGEKRSNEKGASSSPSKKAKFQDHRMKEKSRGGISPCKTCGKLHTGECLLGKKGYYKCCEEGHTSYKCPNNPKTCFNYFQKGHVKSECPKLQQVSKKERKTEDSSRAKGRMFQITSEEAKVHPNVVSGIFLLNSLPMYVLFDTGAIMSFISSEVLQHPSFRIERMSSPLEVEIADSKNYLLHEVCRSCELTIED; encoded by the coding sequence ATGAGATATCACTATCCTCAGTCAGCCATTGATAAGATTCAGGAGGATTTCTTAAGCCTCCGACAGAAAAACGAGACGATAAACGAAATATCAAACACTttcatggataagatgaagttttgcgGAGATTTTGTGAAGACAGAAAGAATGAAGATCAATCGCTTTTACAGTATACTAAAGGCAGAATTTAGGGAGTTCATCACTCCCTCAAAATGTGAAACCCTTGACGAGCTTATCAATTTGGCACGGGATAGAGAAATTGAGATTAAGAGACAGGAGGAACGAGGTGAAAAGAGATCCAACGAAAAGGGGGCAAGTTCAAGTCCGTCCAAGAAGGCGAAGTTTCAAGACCACAGAATGAAGGAAAAGTCAAGGGGTGGTATTTCTCCATGCAAGACATGTGGGAAACTTCATACTGGGGAATGCCTTTTGGGTAAGAAGGGGTACTACAAATGCTGTGAAGAAGGGCATACATCCTACAAGTGCCCTAACAACCCGAAGACGTGTTTCAACTATTTCCAAAAAGGGCATGTTAAATCGGAGTGTCCTAAACTCCAACAAGTAtcgaagaaagaaagaaagactgAGGATAGCTCTAGGGCAAAAGGGAGGATGTTCCAAATTACATCCGAAGAAGCTAAGGTTCATCCAAATGTGGTTTCAGGTATCTTTTTACTAAATTCCTTGCCAATGTATGTATTATTTGATACCGGAGCCATTATGTCGTTTATTTCGAGTGAAGTTCTGCAACACCCTTCATTTAGGATTGAAAGAATGTCGTCACCCTTAGAGGTAGAAATAGCCGATAGCAAGAATTATTTGTTGCACGAAGTTTGTAGAAGTTGTGAGCTAACCATAGAAGATTAG